One genomic region from Homalodisca vitripennis isolate AUS2020 chromosome 6, UT_GWSS_2.1, whole genome shotgun sequence encodes:
- the LOC124365174 gene encoding lectin subunit alpha-like, translating into MPALEALLVCLFVRIGCILAQDTVVGDLVLHPVCLTHDDCLENEICTNQKCENPCNCACGGNTTCHVENHVVACACWPGYSGDAIKGCIQDHYSGCWPPYAGAIKRYEVEAIKVNWYTAYAHCLTHGRRLATITSCEENEQIKEVIRQSGLGPQFWASGTDYSLGSYWTWMSTGHPFTFTDWSPNQPDNWQDLPGGEHCLELWQDGQYRWNDRNCMELQFPICEYYE; encoded by the exons ATGCCTGCATTAGAAGCACTGttggtttgtttatttgtaagAATTGGATGCATTTTGGCCCAGGACACAGTTGTCGGTGACTTAGTGC TCCATCCTGTATGCCTCACACACGATGATTGCCTGGAAAACGAAATCTGTACGAACCAAAAGTGTGAGAACCCATGCAACTGCGCCTGTGGGGGCAACACCACCTGCCATGTAGAAAATCACGTGGTTGCTTGCGCGTGCTGGCCGGGTTATTCCGGGGACGCGATAAAAGGATGTATACAAGACC ATTACTCAGGGTGCTGGCCACCATATGCCGGAGCTATAAAGCGGTACGAAGTCGAGGCAATTAAG GTTAACTGGTATACAGCCTATGCTCATTGCTTGACTCACGGCCGTCGTCTCGCCACCATAACATCCTGTGAGGAAAACGAACAGATAAAGGAAGTTATCCGGCAATCCG GACTTGGTCCTCAATTTTGGGCCTCGGGGACGGACTACTCTCTTGGCTCGTACTGGACGTGGATGAGCACCGGACACCCCTTCACCTTCACGGACTGGAGCCCTAACCAGCCTGACAACTGGCAGGACCTCCCCGGGGGCGAGCATTGCCTGGAGCTCTGGCAGGATGGTCAGTATCGCTGGAACGATAGGAACTGTATGGAACTACAATTCCCGATTTGTGAATATTATGAATGA